A window of Solanum stenotomum isolate F172 chromosome 3, ASM1918654v1, whole genome shotgun sequence contains these coding sequences:
- the LOC125860615 gene encoding 40S ribosomal protein S15a-5-like gives MGRRILNDALRTIVNAEKRGFASAELKPVSNVIANFLQIMKYRGYIKDFQVHDPHRVGKISVELLGRINDCRALTYRQDIKAATLEDYKTRTLPTRQWGYVVITTPNGVLDHEEAQRQNVGGQVLGYFY, from the exons ATGGGGAGGAGAATATTGAACGACGCATTGAGGACTATTGTGAATGCAGAAAAGAGAGGATTTGCTTCTGCTGAGCTAAAACCTGTCTCCAATGTTATTGCTAATTTCCTCCAAATCATGAAGTATCGAG GTTATATTAAAGACTTTCAAGTACACGATCCTCATAGAGTTGGTAAGATATCTGTTGAATTGCTTGGAAGGATCAATGATTGTCGAGCTCTCACCTATAGACAGGATATCAAGGCGGCAACTCTTGAGGATTATAAAACGCGCACCCTTCCTACACGTCAG TGGGGATATGTTGTAATTACAACACCAAACGGAGTTTTGGATCACGAAGAAGCTCAGCGGCAAAATGTGGGTGGACAAGTTCTTGGCTACTTTTATTGA